One window from the genome of Lutra lutra chromosome X, mLutLut1.2, whole genome shotgun sequence encodes:
- the ZBTB33 gene encoding transcriptional regulator Kaiso codes for MESRKLISATDIQYSGSLLNSLNEQRGHGLFCDVTVIVEDRKFRAHRNILSASSTYFHQLFSVAGQVVELSFIRAEIFAEILNYIYSSKIVRVRSDLLDELIKSGQLLGVKFIAELGVPLSQVKSISGTSQDGNAETVPPGSGDKNLEIQKSKDEAQDNGATIMPIITESFSLSAEDYETKKIIVTDSDDDDDDVIFCSEILPAKETLPSTNAVAQVQPNPGSVAISDVAPGASNNSPPLPNLTPTQKLPTSVNQATLSQTQGSEKLLVSSAPTHLTPNIILLNQTPLTTPPNVTSSLPNHMSPSINLLVQNQQTPNSAVITGNKANEEEEEEIIDDDDDTISSSPDSAVSNTSLVPQAEIPQNATFDGSLVQKMQIPTLLQEPLSNSLKISDIITRNTNDTGLGSKHLMEGQKIITLDTATEIEGLSTGCKVYANIGEDTYDIVIPVKDDPDEGEARLENEIPKTPSGETPSKRMKVKHDDHYELIVDGRVYYICIVCKRSYVCLTSLRRHFNIHSWEKKYPCRYCEKVFPLAEYRTKHEIHHTGERRYQCLACGKSFINYQFMSSHIKSVHSQDPSGDSKLYRLHPCRSLQIRQYAYLSDRSGTMPVMKDDAVGYKVDAGKDPAVGTASTPQNKPMTWEDIFIQQENDSIFKQNVTDGSTEFEFIIPESY; via the coding sequence ATGGAGAGTAGAAAACTGATTTCTGCTACAGACATTCAATATTCTGGCAGTCTGCTGAACTCCCTGAATGAGCAACGTGGCCATGGACTCTTCTGTGACGTTACCGTTATCGTGGAGGACCGAAAATTCCGGGCCCACAGGAATATTCTTTCAGCTTCTAGTACTTACTTCCATCAGCTCTTCTCAGTTGCCGGGCAAGTTGTTGAACTGAGCTTTATAAGAGCAGAGATCTTTGCCGAAATTCTCAATTATATCTATAGTTCTAAAATTGTTCGTGTTAGATCGGATTTACTTGATGAGTTGATTAAATCAGGGCAGCTGTTAGGGGTTAAGTTTATAGCAGAACTTGGTGTCCCATTGTCACAGGTTAAAAGCATCTCAGGTACATCTCAGGACGGTAATGCAGAAACCGTACCTCCTGGTTCTGGTGACAAGAACCTTGAAATACAAAAGTCAAAAGATGAAGCCCAAGATAACGGGGCCACTATAATGCCTATTATAACCGAGTCTTTTTCCTTATCTGCTGAAGATTATGAGACAAAAAAGATCATTGTTACCGATTcagatgatgatgacgatgatgtcATTTTCTGCTCTGAGATTCTGCCTGCAAAGGAGACTTTGCCGAGTACCAATGCAGTGGCTCAGGTCCAGCCTAACCCAGGTTCCGTTGCCATTTCAGATGTTGCACCTGGTGCTAGTAATAACTCTCCCCCTTTACCAAATCTCACACCTACTCAGAAACTTCCTACTTCTGTGAATCAGGCAACTCTGAGCCAGACGCAAGGAAGTGAAAAATTGCTGGTATCTTCAGCCCCAACACATCTGACTCCCAACATTATTTTGCTAAATCAGACACCACTTACTACACCACCAAATGTCACTTCTTCACTTCCAAATCATATGTCTCCTTCAATCAATTTGCTGGTGCAGAATCAGCAGACACCAAACAGTGCTGTTATAACAGGAAACAAGGccaatgaagaggaggaggaggaaattatagatgatgatgatgacactATTAGCTCCAGTCCAGATTCGGCGGTCAGTAATACATCTTTGGTCCCCCAGGCTGAGATCCCCCAGAATGCCACTTTTGATGGATCGTTGGTACAGAAGATGCAGATTCCTACACTTCTGCAAGAGCCACTttccaattctttaaaaatttcagatataATTACTAGAAACACTAATGATACAGGTTTAGGATCAAAACATCTAATGGAGGGTCAGAAGATCATTACCTTAGACACAGCTACCGAGATTGAAGGCTTGTCGACGGGTTGCAAGGTTTATGCAAATATCGGAGAAGATACTTATGACATAGTGATCCCCGTCAAAGATGACCCTGACGAAGGGGAGGCCAGACTTGAGAATGAGATACCAAAAACACCTAGCGGTGAGACGCCCAGCAAACGTATGAAAGTAAAACATGATGATCACTATGAGTTAATAGTAGATGGGAGGGTCTATTATATCTGTATTGTGTGCAAAAGGTCATATGTCTGTCTGACAAGCTTGCGGAGACACTTTAACATTCATTCCTGGGAGAAGAAGTACCCTTGCCGTTACTGTGAGAAGGTATTTCCTCTTGCAGAATATCGCACAAAACACGAAATTCATCACACAGGGGAGCGAAGGTACCAGTGTTTGGCCTGTGGCAAATCTTTCATCAACTATCAGTTTATGTCTTCGCACATAAAGTCAGTTCATAGTCAAGATCCTTCTGGAGACTCAAAGCTTTATCGTTTACATCCATGCAGGTCCCTGCAGATCAGACAATATGCGTATCTTTCTGATAGGTCAGGCACTATGCCTGTAATGAAGGATGATGCCGTTGGCTATAAGGTCGATGCTGGGAAAGACCCTGCAGTAGGGACCGCATCTACTCCTCAGAACAAGCCAATGACCtgggaagatatttttattcagcAGGAAAATGATTCAATTTTTAAACAGAATGTAACAGATGGCAGTACCGAGTTTGAATTTATAATACCAGAATCTTATTGA